ctccctgatcagcagcaacttgcacacttttctcaaatttcagagctCTAATCTGTTGTTTTAGCTTGCCGATTTCAGCCTGatagccttcttcttttgctagccaaccccattgttcttgtgatgattcagtgaaatcctggatgtggggtcttttaactggtctctgatgctcaagtTCTCTTCTATACCATGCGAGGTATTCTGGCAGCATTTctcctttggcccgatcctgcacacaagtatctgcttgtagatattgacattcattccaaatcTCACGGACTTTTGATTCGGGAAACTGTCTGTcaggctaatctcaattacttgagcactaagatcttcctcccacggcactgtttggcatctcccgagttgtctcagaacccgacatagagcataaggctggatgctcTTAAATCCCATTAAAAGAAAATGCGACCTagttgctggcatgtatatgatttcttcaacaggcaaccatcccaacgtccactgTATCTGACTGGCCGTGAGAGTACGAAAGTATGATACCCACGCTGTTACTCCTTCAGGCAGACTAACCCCGTCAATCCTTGTGTGAAATTCTCCTATACAGGTTTTGTCAGACggaccataactcaagagctgggaacgggggcatagatgctcggtcatccacatttgtagcaacaagttacacccctcaaaaaagttgcctccggctttgcaggcagtGAGAGCTCGGAAAATGTCAGACAtgatcataggcgcaagagtgcttttatCTTGAGTAAGAAAGGTACTGGCGACCCCGACTACTTTTATATCAATATTGTtgtctttccttgggaacaccaagagacccaaaaaggttatcatgaaagccacccgtctgtgctcatcccattttTGACGGTTATTTTTACTGCATAGCTTGATGTCCGTCTTGTTAAACCCTCCCATGTGGTCGTACCTGTCGTATTTAAAGGACAAAGTGCAGAAGACTTTTGCCAAATCTGTATTATGGACTGTcctgggtatcttcaatgaatctaaaaaccgatgcaccgtgatggctcttggagcaatcagatatttttctcttaatggaacctcagcatttccgatgtacccgactttttcctccagagttggggtgagctcaaaatctgtgaagtggaagacattgtgcgtcgggtcccagcaggtgaccaacgctcttataatatcaccccgaggcttgatttccaataaacccgtaagacctttcagatatttcttgacttcgtcttgtccttcttcgcctaaatcgttccaccatagccgcaactcgaaagggattttagtcattattgagaaaTGTTCGTTTTGCATCGTTCTCATCCTGCACTTTTATTAAagtgatttaagcaaaaacaaaacttttatttgactcaaaataaaattaactatttccttttccaaatttaaaatgaaagacttggttttcgaacacggcctttcagcactcccaaggatgaagattttaaggctgtgagagtcaaccggtcaaaatcctagaaatgtccaaaaatggtcGTCTttgcaaagtcaaccttccggtgtccctttcgggaacattcggttatttttgacaaaaacggcatcacctaacttatttatgactttttttcttgtttttcaaattaaaataaagacccggtattgcaaacacgacctttcagcgcCTCAGGGACGacaattttaaggctgtgtgggtcaaccggCAAAAGAAATCTAAAAATGACTAAAGATGATTGTTTATGAAAAGTCAGCCTTCtgacgtccctttcgggaacatttggctatttttgacaaaaactgcatcacccgatttatttatgataaaaaaaaattgatatatattttttggctatttttgcaataggggaggttggacccgatgagggttgcctacgtaactcacgccctgtgagaatcaaacctacGTAGTTTGAGCAGATTAACCGaaccattttaaaacaagactcttttttattttcatttttttggcatttcataaaaataaaaataaaaactattttaaaaacaagactctttttgattttccttttttggcatttcaaaagaaaataacaaaaccactttcaaaagcacgactcttttcattttcatttttggcatttcataaaaaaaactattttaaaaaacaagactctttttcattttcatttttggcatttcataaaaaaactattttaaaaataagactctttttgattttccttttccaACAAACAACTTTTCCAAAATAAAATACTCTTATTCGACAGTACTTGGTCGttggtttttctaaaataatcaattaactccctaactgttatttctctctttttctcttttcttttttttcctcaatTTAAACATTctcgagattcagaaaccggtcaacatgcaagttcgaaacaaatatatgtacatggcaagtaggatgcatcaggatggtccttttcatttcaggttgctagccctagacggacccaacccctgtattgagtcccctaagtcaaatgcagcatgatgaaaataagcgttcctactagggatccgacatgaagttacgttattctaggttcaaaacctaggtatgtgttctagactgtactcgagcggacaactcgaatcgaggaaggggcagcgtaccgggaacctgcgagatcgtccggctttgcaactgatccggcctctttcttatttcgacACTAACACAATatggagtctcaaccagtgagcacatccccggagaagaagagagaagggtgtcggcacaatttatatacagttcagataatatcaaagcggtaacatttagcacattacgcatgaaacatgtaggaaaatcagatatagccaaatataacaatttatctaagctcgaattctgaaccttgaACAAAATGTTCTGGCTTcttatccccaacagagtcgccagagctgtcacacctcatttttcctacaccgcaagggcgtaaaggcgtttttccaattaaaggacaattggaACGGGATTTGGTTTTATTAattattcaaagtcgccacttgggagattaatggtgtcccaagtcaccggttgaattcCGAACCGAGgaagaatatgactctgttatagtctgcgaaccagaaatcggagtaaggaattctgttaacccgggagaaggtgttaggcattcccgggttccgtggttctagcacggtcgcttaactgctgcatttgattttatctgattttaatacatgctagcttatgtgccttgtattcgtaaaccgctttttatcattatttattttaaaagaattgcgacgtcgtgaaaacgcgtttcgaaccacgtcgcaatcaatgcccccgtgattgtcgacacatttcgacttcatcgagatttggatttaggtcgcatcaatgcgcacccgtgtttaaggaagtaatttagttaaatcgcgcctaaaggtTCTAACGTAGTATTATTTTtagggaaggccatgaaattctcTAAACGGCtctcccaaattctaattattttataaccattattgagggccccgcaattttgtgtttattgggcgaggctcgtaTCATTTTATTTTAAGGGCAAACTTAGAAGCAACTATATTTTTCTacttatttgtctctaaaaataaacaaagaaaacttaattaactaaaatatgGGCCAGACGTATTAGCCAGGAAACCAAGAGGGCCCAAACTTCAATATTTGCACATGGGTAGAATTTCTAATAAACATAGTCATTGGGCCTGAGATTGGCCCAAACTGGACAAACGTGTCCAGCTGTATCAATACGATCAGGGGATCGAATCCCTGGGCTAGCATACCATGCTTTTACCCACAAAAACCAACCAACATGCTCAATAGGCAGACAAGAGTCAACATAGGGCTCTAAAGAGGCCAGCATCTGATAACAGTAAGAGAAAAACTTGCAAACAAATTGCATACACTCACACATCCCCGATCTGTACACTTTGGTATATCCATACTGTTTCAAGGCTCCATGACAACTTCTCAGATCAAACAAACAGGACAATAACAAGCTTAACCAAATCTAATGAGCCATAACAAGTGACAACAAGAATCGTTTCAGTCATATGTTTGAAATAAACTCAAGATAAAAAATAAACTCATATGTTCATGAATCATATCTCAACCAAGAAGTAGTGTGAGAAATAAACCTTCACAAGACCATTCCAAAGCTTCCCATAAACCAAATGTACTCACTTATCAATCAATATTGCAAAATGAACTGAAGGCTCTTTGTGTTTTTAAAAACTACCACTGATACTTTCCTTGTATCCTGAAGTAAGTGGACAGTACACTAATGCATTTTTCAACAAGAAGGCAGATTTACTTTGAAAAAGAAATGATAGACAAGTAggcattttcaaatatcatatgaaACTCTTGAGTGAATCACGACGGCCTGTCGATCCTTGAAAGGAGTAACACACAAGAAAAATAACAGCGGCGTCTGAAGGAGAGTCACAAAAATGAAACAAAGGCAGATTTTCTGCAGGCTAACAATCCAAACAAATATCCCACAATACTGCATATTTCAGCATGATTCATCGCTTGAATCAACTGTTTTTGGCAGTGCGAAAGAACGAAGTTCTTATAGCTGTAACAATGCAGATAGATTTCCAGCAAGAGAAGGCAAATAGCGCAAATCTGAGCATATACAAACAGCGACACAATTGAGCTTCGACCCCCTTTAGACAAACGCAAAGCTAAGCCAAACACAACAGGAATGAACCAAACCTTAAGAAGCTATTGCTAAAATTTAAATCAATTGTACTTGGATAGCCAAAGTTTAGACCAATTACTGCTTTAGAACAAGCATTGAATCGCTTATCTTCGAGCACTCGTAGCATGTCCTGGTAAATACCATTGACTgagtaacacaacaacaacaaaagactACCAGTGTCAATTTCATTAGCTCATATTGCACTCGAGACGGGTGAGAAATTCTGTGACTCAATGAATCGACAAACAACAAATACGTCTCATCTAACAACCATAAAGTGGATTAGAAGTTTAGCCATTCATGTAAAAATCTAGCAAGCGCAACGGATTCACATTTGCACATAGAAAACTAATACCTCTTCTCAAACAAAACATAGAGCTGAATAATCTATAACTCAACTAAACCGGCAGAAATGGTCGAACAAGAAAGCTTCAACCCTTAAGGTTTCATGAATTTGTTCCCATCCTTAAATTTAACAAACGAGTGGGACGACTTCATACAGCTGCAGCTATTATACCAGTGCATACAATCGCTCGCCCAATATAGAATAAACACACACAAAGAACAACCAGAAACAAACCTGAACCAAGGCCAACATGACTCAGCTTTTAATTCAAACAACCAAACACTGACTTTCAGGCAGTCTTAGATTGAAAACATAACAGAACATGAGCGCACGACACAGAATCaaggaagaaaaatataaatgaagaagaaatgaacCTGGAATCAATAAATACTTCCGATCAACTTTGCTCGAATGTTGAATACAAATGAAATACTATAGCTAATATCAGCACAACCATCAACAGAATCGAGTAGAAATCAGAAACACGGACAACAACAAACTCAGCGACTCTCAATCGAGCACCATTTTCAAACCACCTCCAACCCAGAAGGAAAGGACGGaatatatattttgatttttgttttggaaagtaattaaaaaaaaaaagaatcaaagaaTCATGAACATTTTTATATCTCTTTTCTTATTGTCAAACTCAACTCAAATTTCAGTATAGAAGAAGAAGTAAGACTATTTTCAAAACTCAATCTCCTCCAAAATTCTTCCCCCCGAACCCAAAAATCCCCCTCATTTCTGAAAAACCTCACCTTATATAGTCTTTGTAGCTCTTCTCGAACCTTCTCCACAGACCCCTCCGAAATTCTTTGCAATTTGCTTTCTATGAATGATTTTTTGGACAAATGGAGGGCAAGGATTGATTTTCATCCATCCATGACCCCCATTTATCCAGCGAGTCGATCCGGAGCTAAACAACGCTCAAAAATCTCTGAATGGAATCTTCTATATGTCAGAAACCGTTACACTATGGTGACGAGGAGAGAGGAGGAACGCGTGGTGTGAGGTTTGATGTTCACTCGCCATGGATTTTGCCTGAATTTGGGGCTTGGTTTGAATGTTCTTTGGGAGAAGAAGAACAGTCGGGCGCGTCGTTTGGGTCTTGGAGATTAGGGACTTAGGCATTATTCTCTTTTAATTCGGAGTGGGTCGGGTTTAAGGGGAAGACTTTGGGCTTGGGTTTGGGGCTTGAAAGAATTAGCCCAAAATGGGTCTCTTATTAAGAGGACCAAaattcttttttaatttcttctcttttcttttcaaattaaaataaaaacctaaTTTAACTCTTAAAAACTAAATTGACCTATCAAATTATATTAAGCTCTAATTAATAATCGACACaattaattaaataccaaattagaAGAAAACTAGCGAAACTCAAAGCTAAGAATTAAGCAATGcacaaataaattattttttgtgatttttctaatTTGTAAAAaccctaattattaattaatctaaaaatatgtgaAACTAAGTCCTAAATGCGGATGCAATgtatattttggtattttcattagttaaaacaatgcaaagacaaaaatgcaaacaattaatggAAAACGTCACAAAAATTcgcaaaattgcaaacactgaaagaagttattttgttttgaatttctaggagtaattcatatagggcaaaaatcacgtgctcacaatcctGAACACATTTTATTCGACATTTTGGGATTCGacttgggtcgcatgaaatgcacacccgagtttaaggaggtGACTTTTTTTAAAATCGCGCCTACAGTGACTAgcgcgttgttattttggggaaggccgtgaaatttgctaaacggcccatcccgaaatctaagtaattattataaccatttattgagggccccgcgatgtATGTACTttgttcggcgaggctcatctcgtttattgtTTTGAAAAAAAGGTAAACCTGAAAGTGACTatcattttctatatttttgtctctaataataaagaaaaatcctaatcaattaacATTAAAAGTTCAGACTTCAAGTTCAAGtccgggtccaaacaaaaggaaatacCTTCTAGTTTGAACCTGCTACCTAACTTAAAATCCGCCGCCTGCCGTTTTAAATATTAACAAACCAACTACCATTTTGATCTAATTCAAACTTAGCTTTATTAGATGAATTGGACTATTGGAATTAACTATGTgtaatacaaagccattttttgAACTCTTTTTACGACTTGTTAaaaaatgcatcaatgcttaaaaACTAACATCAAGCTAATGTTAATCACTAACATTTGAGAACTAacattagttactaacattattcaaattgctatttaaaatgatattatttactcaagtgaactcgcaATTTCAGAACTAGACAtattaaaccaacatgctgatttcCATTTGAACttatttgaacctgttttgtgacatataaactatttgaaactatttTATGACTACTGGAAACAAATTAAATACACTATATTTTATAACTATTGATCACACACTAAaattaattacaattgatattcacatgtttgtagaaatagattcaacaaTCCAGCTACAGTCCATAGAATTAAAACAATCTAAGGCTACCTGAAATCAATCCTAATTATACAAGCCTTATGTTTATTATTCATAATTAAAGACCAAAACTACCTTAACATTTCATATTCTCATCAGTACAGAATTACATCAACACAAGACCATACAAGGATTTGGAAAACTATATCAAACTCATTTTTCCATCATATTTCATTATCAACTGATGATGTCACATTGAATCAGGTTTAAAATGTGTACCCTGATAATGGAaataggagaagaagaagaagtagtcagcagcagcagtaatacCAGCAATACAACAGATAACCAACCAGCAAATTCCCATAGCAACAACCAATCAAGTTCAATACCCAGGACAGTTCGAAAACCAAACAGAGCAGATAGAACAGCCTCAACAGAATACCAAAAACTCAAGAATGAACCCAAGGTACTGAAGTTAAACAATCAACTGATCCACCAACTGTCTCAAACCAAACAGACTCCAAACAAAATGAGCTGAGGAACTGAATTTAAACCCAAAAACTTGAAAGGTAATGAACAGTGTCAATGGAACAATATTCTCAATAAAGCTCTCTGAAGACTGCCTCAAAACTGATTAAAGGCTTTCACGTTTTTAAACTCTCAAATCTGACTTTTTTCAGGATTCAAAAGCCAGCCTTTTTAATTCTCTCTACAAAACTAATTTTTTAAGATTGAAGAAAAAATGCTCTCTCCGACTGATCCCTAAGATTGATTAAAGACCCCCTTAAAGATTGAATCCTTAGCTCTTAAAGTGCTGTCGAAAGAACTCTCCAAGGAAAACTGAATGATGCCTTACCTCTCTATTTCACTAACACTGATTTTTGGATCCCCCTTAACTCTTTCCAATATCCTCTCATTTATAGCCAAACTTTATTAACTTTCCAGCTCTTAGGAGCATTAAGCTAATTAAGAAAGTATTTCTGCCCATCATATTCCTCAaccactactacatgttttgttctctttttaattcacttgttccccactacccttgttttttctttatttaattcaatGGTTATGGGTAGTATATTGTTTAATCAATCCCTTTAAACCTCcttattatgttttgttccccactatattaaacaaaatgcattaatttaatGACACATTAGTGCTTATTGACATAGCACTCAACTAAACCAATTCTTCAAGTTttaaattcccaaattaccctccTGATATCCCTAAAACTACTGTCCTATCCCAATCCCCTTTCACTCTATGCTAAaccatatcagctataaccaattatCCTAATCAATTAACTAAACTACAACAACTATAACTAATtcaattcatgtccaagaaaTTTAACTTAAAACACATCTAACATAAGAAATATATATAACATAGAATCACAGTAAAATAAGACAACACCAGCTCATATAACAACAATTTATGAACTATTTATGCAGCAAAGCATCGAAAAAGCAATCGAAAACAAAAAAAGTTAGATATTAGAAATAGGAAAACACAAACAGGAATCAGGTAAGATTAATAAAGAGAAATGGACCTCAAATGATTGGAACCTGGATACACAAAACTCGAACGAACCACTAGCAGAAGGTTTCCTTGTAAACGAGCCCCTAATGAAGAGCCACTGGTACACGTAGAAAGAAGTCAGATCAAGCCTGTGTAAGTTTCTGTGCTGAGCGAAGCCTGACCACCTCGAGAATTTCTATTTGAGATGAGGGAGGCTGCTTGTCTGCTAGGTTGTCGTTTGGAGGAGAGGTGAAGCGGCATACCATAGTAGCTGGTGGTCGCTGGTGGTCAACTGGTTGTTGGAGGTGGAATGGTGACTGGTTCATGCTGGTGGTTAACGACGGAGGAGATGGGTGGCCGTTTGGGACGTGAAGGAGAAAACGACGAAGCAGGTGGAGATGGCAGCGAGGGTGGTGGTCACTGGTCGTGGGTGACGACTGGTGGCCGTTTGGGACGTGAAGGAGAAGAAGACGAAGCAGGTGGAGATGGTTATGGCTGTTTAGGGTTTTAGGTTTTTGGTTATTGTTCCAATGGAGAAGGAGATCAAGTGTTATGTGTTCAAAATGTGTCTGAAGGGTCTTCAAAATCTAAGGTCTCGGTTGAACACCCTAGTAGTGTATTTATAGGTATTACGTCTAAGGTTTATGTTTGTGTATTTTCCAATTAGTCCTTAGGTCATTTcgtgttaagtccttagggtcttgttatttatttattttgcccTAAAgaaagagtctagaagggtccctagacTACACAAATGCCTTTTATAATAAGATAGAAATACTACACCACATAAcactaatcctaattaattaagctgaacatgaaactattttttttgtattttcaaaattatataaagataaaaaataaggtactattttttgtattttttaaagattatattaaaataaaaataggttcaAAGGAACATATCCTTCTAAAAATATCTAATACATGATTAAAATAGAGTAATATGcaacaatttttgtattttcaattttgtgataaaactaatgtaaaagagtcaaaattagttgaaataactatattaggcctaaattaaatatttacacgctaaaatatgaaaagtcttggggagggtcaaaaatcacacgtcTACAATTGGTcgatcagaaccaccagggcccagagagcttcggggtagcaaggcttaacaaagcaccatgcatcgcattttactttttactagttgatttttcTTTCCGCACtgtctttaattttgaaaagagctcCGATGTtccaaacaattatgaatttaatcaAAGCattttcagtttattatatatttcgctcttattattttcctctatcatttactttatttacacaacattactattacctatattgatgatgaaccaacgactgtgacttacaatgagacaacgcaacaaacggatatagattcagaagaggatgatatacctgAAGAGGTTGTCATAGAGGTCGAGATtttgagaataggcctaagtcAAACTTGGATAAGACTGAGGTCATTAATTTAGGAGATACAGAGAACATCAAGAAAACGCGTATCAGTGTGCACTTGTCGc
The sequence above is drawn from the Nicotiana tabacum cultivar K326 chromosome 13, ASM71507v2, whole genome shotgun sequence genome and encodes:
- the LOC107777302 gene encoding uncharacterized protein LOC107777302 yields the protein MRTMQNEHFSIMTKIPFELRLWWNDLGEEGQDEVKKYLKGLTGLLEIKPRGDIIRALVTCWDPTHNVFHFTDFELTPTLEEKVGYIGNAEVPLREKYLIAPRAITVHRFLDSLKIPRTVHNTDLAKVFCTLSFKYDRYDHMGGFNKTDIKLCSKNNRQKWDEHRRVAFMITFLGLLVFPRKDNNIDIKVVGVASTFLTQDKSTLAPMIMSDIFRALTACKAGGNFFEGCNLLLQMWMTEHLCPRSQLLSYGPSDKTCIGEFHTRIDGVSLPEGVTAWVSYFRTLTASQIQWTLGWLPVEEIIYMPATRSHFLLMGFKSIQPYALCRVLRQLGRCQTVPWEEDLSAQVIEISLTDSFPNQKSVRFGMNVNIYKQILVCRIGPKEKCCQNTSHGIEENLSIRDQLKDPTSRISLNHHKNNGVG